In a single window of the Patescibacteria group bacterium genome:
- the rpsH gene encoding 30S ribosomal protein S8: MMTDPISDMLTRIRNASQVRKPEVRIPYSKMKLAVAKILAEEGYVTTVGKEGSGTGVELRLELKYDGRQPYIRSLKRVSTPGRRVYNGYQDLPRVLSDKGIAIVSTSQGVMTNKEARRRKLGGEILCEIY, from the coding sequence ATGATGACCGATCCAATCTCAGACATGCTTACGCGGATCCGCAACGCCTCTCAGGTCAGAAAACCGGAGGTCAGGATCCCGTATTCCAAGATGAAACTCGCTGTCGCCAAGATCCTGGCCGAAGAAGGCTATGTGACCACGGTCGGCAAAGAGGGCAGCGGCACCGGCGTGGAGCTCCGTCTGGAGCTCAAGTACGACGGCCGCCAGCCCTACATCCGCAGCCTGAAGCGCGTTTCGACCCCGGGCCGCCGCGTTTATAACGGCTACCAGGACCTGCCGCGCGTCCTCTCCGACAAGGGCATCGCCATTGTTTCGACCTCGCAGGGCGTCATGACCAACAAAGAAGCGCGTCGGCGCAAGCTGGGTGGCGAGATCCTGTGCGAGATCTATTGA
- the rplN gene encoding 50S ribosomal protein L14, with product MLQHRSMIGVADNTGAKKLQVIRLHGGYQHRHAGLGDIVTAVVKLAVPHSTVAKSQVVHAVIVRIRKETRRKDGTYVRFDDNAAVIIDEKSKEPKGTRIFGPVARELRTLGFAKIISLAPEVV from the coding sequence ATGTTGCAGCATCGTTCAATGATCGGCGTCGCCGACAACACCGGCGCCAAGAAACTGCAGGTCATCCGGCTGCATGGCGGCTATCAGCATCGCCATGCCGGCTTGGGCGATATCGTCACCGCCGTCGTCAAGCTGGCCGTGCCGCACAGCACGGTCGCGAAAAGCCAGGTCGTCCACGCGGTCATCGTCCGCATCCGCAAGGAGACTCGCCGCAAGGACGGCACTTACGTCCGTTTCGACGACAACGCCGCCGTCATCATCGATGAGAAATCCAAGGAGCCCAAAGGCACCCGCATCTTCGGACCCGTGGCCCGCGAGCTGCGCACCCTGGGTTTCGCCAAGATCATTTCTTTGGCCCCCGAGGTCGTCTAA
- the rplO gene encoding 50S ribosomal protein L15 encodes MSPLSLSTLKPAHGAKQHYKRVGRGNASGKGTTAGRGTKGQRARTGGRNKLLILGLRRTILATPKLRGFRALRTPPVAVNLEQIAEAFKEGGIVNPKTMIKNGLIKVGTVNVKILGAGELKKRLIVTGCRVSESAKEKIVAARGEVR; translated from the coding sequence ATGTCTCCACTTTCGCTTAGCACCCTGAAGCCCGCGCACGGCGCCAAACAGCACTACAAGCGCGTCGGCCGCGGCAATGCTTCCGGCAAGGGTACGACGGCCGGCCGCGGCACCAAGGGCCAGCGCGCCAGGACCGGCGGCCGCAATAAACTGCTCATCCTCGGCCTCCGGCGCACGATCCTCGCGACCCCGAAGCTGCGCGGTTTTCGCGCTCTCCGGACCCCGCCTGTGGCCGTCAATCTCGAGCAGATCGCCGAGGCTTTCAAGGAAGGCGGCATCGTCAATCCGAAGACCATGATCAAGAACGGCCTCATCAAGGTCGGCACCGTCAACGTCAAGATCCTGGGCGCTGGTGAGCTTAAAAAGCGGCTGATCGTGACCGGTTGCCGCGTTTCCGAATCGGCCAAAGAGAAGATAGTGGCCGCTCGCGGCGAAGTCCGGTAA
- a CDS encoding presenilin family intramembrane aspartyl protease, whose protein sequence is MSSPRSIDKMSKPPSSAPERQEEIPAAARAARLVFASALEIFLLGSVLLLVLLVGRLAAFAKPGTVAAAAAPELTIWSFITAFAAATALLVILARTRRGALVFTLLFTLAVFVGVGAWFETAFGTGPAIIAVAAAVLLHYAVSRVATYDLILVFGMAGLALGLGEAMRPLVVVVILAGLSFYDLFAVYVTRHLAEAAASLLRQRAIFAIIIPSTSAGFFKRLKEVSADGGFFFLGTGDMVLPAMLVASLAVRGSSAAVPVAIGALAGLLATSLIFAAQRTHRPMPALPPIALGSIVGYLITLLAS, encoded by the coding sequence ATGTCATCTCCGAGATCGATCGACAAAATGTCGAAGCCGCCATCTTCGGCGCCTGAGCGCCAGGAAGAGATTCCGGCCGCGGCTCGCGCGGCGCGGCTGGTTTTTGCGTCCGCACTGGAGATCTTTCTTTTAGGATCGGTCCTGCTGCTGGTGCTTCTGGTCGGCCGATTGGCCGCGTTCGCCAAGCCAGGGACCGTTGCCGCGGCGGCCGCTCCGGAACTGACCATCTGGAGTTTCATCACGGCTTTCGCGGCCGCGACCGCGCTCCTCGTGATACTGGCGCGGACCAGGCGCGGAGCCCTGGTCTTCACCCTGCTTTTCACCCTGGCCGTGTTCGTCGGCGTCGGCGCCTGGTTCGAGACGGCGTTCGGGACCGGACCGGCGATCATCGCTGTCGCGGCGGCGGTCCTGCTGCACTACGCCGTGAGCCGCGTCGCGACCTACGACCTGATCCTGGTCTTCGGCATGGCCGGTCTGGCCCTGGGTCTGGGCGAAGCCATGCGGCCGCTGGTCGTGGTCGTGATCCTGGCCGGGCTGTCGTTCTATGACCTGTTCGCGGTTTACGTGACCCGGCATCTGGCCGAAGCGGCGGCTTCTCTGTTGCGGCAGCGGGCTATTTTTGCCATCATTATACCGTCAACCAGCGCAGGTTTTTTCAAGCGTCTGAAGGAGGTCTCGGCTGACGGTGGTTTCTTTTTCCTAGGCACGGGCGACATGGTCCTGCCAGCCATGCTCGTCGCGTCGCTCGCGGTCCGTGGTTCGTCCGCCGCCGTCCCGGTCGCCATCGGGGCGCTCGCCGGACTCCTGGCCACGAGCCTGATCTTCGCGGCCCAGCGTACTCACCGGCCGATGCCGGCCCTGCCGCCGATCGCTCTCGGTTCCATCGTCGGTTATCTAATCACGCTCTTAGCATCCTGA
- the asnS gene encoding asparagine--tRNA ligase, with protein MIIEIKDAPKHLGQEVELRGWNFNSRSSGSIAFLQLRDGTGRIQAVVSKADVSPETWEAAKALTVEASCIVRGTVKEDKRSASGVELAAKEVVLVGAAPEYPIGKKEHGVDFLMDLRHLWIRSARQEAILRVRDEIVFGLREFMKLRGFTLTDSPVFTPSACEGTTDLFEVKYFDDKAYLSQSGQLYLEATSAALGKTYCFGPAFRSEKSKTRRHLTEFWMLEAEASYMDWLENIQLQEDMVVHVVRRVLEHCQQELKTLERNLEPLQKAAEGGFPRLHHSEAVKILQEAGSDIKERDDFGGDDETILTKKFDKPIFVHHYPTEIKAFYMKPDPNEPDRALNNDMLAPEGYGEVIGGSQRIDDLKLLEARIEEHKLPKEAFSWYLDIRRYGSVPHSGFGIGLERTVAWICGLEHVRETTPFPRMLSRLQP; from the coding sequence ATGATCATCGAGATCAAGGACGCCCCGAAACATCTGGGTCAGGAGGTTGAATTGCGCGGCTGGAATTTCAACAGCCGCTCTTCCGGTTCCATCGCTTTTTTGCAGTTGCGCGACGGCACCGGCCGCATCCAGGCCGTCGTTTCCAAAGCCGATGTTTCGCCTGAGACCTGGGAGGCGGCCAAGGCGCTCACGGTCGAAGCTTCCTGCATCGTCCGTGGCACGGTCAAAGAGGACAAGCGCTCGGCTTCCGGCGTCGAACTCGCAGCCAAGGAGGTCGTGCTCGTCGGCGCGGCTCCGGAATATCCCATCGGCAAGAAAGAACACGGCGTGGATTTCCTCATGGACCTGCGGCATCTCTGGATCCGCTCGGCCCGCCAGGAGGCGATCCTGCGCGTCCGCGACGAGATTGTTTTCGGCCTGCGCGAGTTCATGAAACTTCGCGGTTTCACCCTGACCGATTCGCCGGTCTTCACGCCGAGCGCCTGCGAGGGCACGACCGATCTCTTCGAAGTTAAATATTTCGACGACAAAGCCTACCTGTCGCAGTCCGGCCAGCTGTATCTCGAAGCCACTTCGGCCGCGCTCGGAAAGACTTACTGTTTCGGTCCGGCTTTCCGTTCGGAGAAGTCGAAGACCCGCCGCCATCTGACCGAGTTCTGGATGTTGGAAGCAGAGGCTTCTTACATGGATTGGCTTGAGAACATCCAGCTGCAGGAGGACATGGTCGTGCATGTCGTGCGCCGCGTCCTCGAACATTGCCAGCAGGAACTCAAGACGCTGGAACGCAATCTGGAGCCGCTCCAGAAAGCGGCCGAGGGCGGCTTCCCGCGCCTGCATCACAGCGAGGCCGTGAAGATCCTGCAGGAGGCCGGTTCCGACATCAAGGAGCGCGACGATTTCGGCGGCGACGACGAGACCATCCTCACCAAGAAATTCGACAAGCCGATCTTCGTCCATCATTACCCGACCGAGATCAAGGCGTTCTACATGAAACCGGATCCGAACGAGCCGGATCGCGCGCTCAATAACGACATGTTGGCGCCGGAGGGCTATGGCGAGGTCATCGGCGGTTCGCAGCGCATCGACGATCTGAAACTGCTGGAGGCTCGCATCGAAGAACACAAGCTGCCGAAAGAGGCTTTCAGCTGGTACCTGGACATCCGCCGTTACGGTTCCGTGCCGCATTCCGGTTTCGGCATCGGTCTCGAACGGACCGTGGCTTGGATCTGCGGCCTGGAGCACGTGCGCGAAACGACGCCGTTCCCCCGGATGCTGAGCCGTCTGCAGCCGTAA
- the rplF gene encoding 50S ribosomal protein L6, with protein MSRVGKKLLAIPKGVEIKLDGRVVNVKGPKGELKLELHPHVEVVIEGAELTIDVKDHENVKDRSLWGLFRRLIGNMVTGVTVGYKRQLEINGVGFKAGVQGKVLKLEVGFSHDVDFPIPPGIEVGVDKNVITVSGIDLQQVGEIAAQIRHVWPPEPYKGKGIKYVDEVIHRKAGKAAKAGAAA; from the coding sequence ATGTCCCGAGTCGGAAAAAAACTCCTGGCCATCCCGAAGGGCGTCGAGATCAAACTCGATGGCCGTGTCGTGAACGTCAAGGGTCCCAAGGGCGAACTGAAGCTCGAATTACATCCGCACGTGGAAGTCGTCATCGAGGGCGCGGAGCTCACGATCGACGTCAAGGACCATGAGAACGTGAAAGACCGCTCGCTTTGGGGTCTGTTCCGCAGGCTCATCGGCAACATGGTCACCGGCGTCACGGTCGGCTACAAGCGCCAGCTCGAGATCAACGGCGTCGGTTTCAAGGCCGGCGTCCAGGGCAAAGTGCTCAAGCTCGAGGTCGGCTTCTCCCACGACGTTGATTTTCCCATCCCGCCGGGCATCGAGGTCGGCGTGGACAAGAATGTCATCACTGTTTCCGGCATTGACCTGCAGCAGGTGGGGGAGATCGCCGCTCAGATCCGCCATGTCTGGCCTCCGGAACCGTATAAGGGCAAGGGCATCAAGTACGTCGATGAGGTCATTCACCGCAAGGCCGGCAAAGCTGCCAAGGCCGGAGCCGCGGCGTAA
- the rplE gene encoding 50S ribosomal protein L5 → MNAKTRFQILFEKEIAPQLKAKLGVKNVMAVPRFVKVVLNVGLKQGLKDPKYVEAAERTLTRISGQKPVKTLAKKSISNFKIRQGMVVGMMVTLRGRRMFDFIDKLINSTLPRVRDFRGVSPKSIDAHGNFSIGMKEFVSFPEIRPEDTDLVHGLEMTIVTTARTKARGLELLRAAGFPFREDVK, encoded by the coding sequence ATGAACGCCAAAACACGGTTCCAAATCCTGTTCGAGAAAGAGATCGCGCCGCAGCTCAAGGCCAAATTGGGCGTGAAGAACGTCATGGCCGTGCCGCGGTTCGTTAAGGTCGTCCTGAACGTCGGCTTGAAGCAGGGTCTCAAGGATCCCAAGTACGTCGAGGCGGCCGAGCGGACGCTGACCAGGATCAGCGGCCAGAAGCCGGTCAAGACGCTGGCCAAGAAATCCATCTCGAACTTCAAGATCCGCCAGGGCATGGTCGTCGGCATGATGGTCACGCTGCGCGGCCGCCGGATGTTCGATTTCATCGACAAGCTGATCAATTCCACCCTGCCGCGCGTCCGCGATTTCCGCGGCGTGTCGCCCAAGTCGATCGACGCCCACGGCAATTTCTCCATCGGCATGAAAGAGTTCGTCTCGTTCCCGGAGATCCGCCCGGAGGATACCGATCTCGTGCACGGCCTGGAGATGACCATCGTCACCACGGCTCGCACCAAGGCTCGCGGCTTGGAACTGCTCCGCGCCGCCGGCTTCCCGTTCAGGGAGGACGTTAAATAA
- the rpsQ gene encoding 30S ribosomal protein S17 → MEAKNKTQRVFEGLVVSDKMAKTIVVRIDRQKTHPKYNKQYRQSRKYKVHDEKGEYKVGDVVRFVETRPLSKDKRWRVVGKVTK, encoded by the coding sequence ATGGAAGCCAAGAACAAGACGCAGCGGGTTTTCGAGGGGTTGGTCGTCTCGGACAAGATGGCCAAGACCATCGTGGTCCGGATCGATCGCCAGAAGACCCACCCGAAATATAACAAACAATACCGGCAGTCCCGGAAGTACAAGGTCCATGACGAGAAGGGGGAGTACAAGGTCGGGGACGTCGTCCGTTTCGTCGAGACGCGGCCGCTGTCGAAAGACAAGCGCTGGCGGGTCGTCGGAAAGGTGACCAAGTAA
- the rplX gene encoding 50S ribosomal protein L24: protein MNIKKGDNVKVAVGKDKGKSGKVIQVFPKLGKVVVEGVNVMVKYLKTRQQGQPGQKVEFAAPLAAANVMAICPKCAQPTRLGVKMLAQPDGKERKVRICRKCKEAIE from the coding sequence ATGAACATCAAGAAAGGCGACAACGTCAAAGTGGCCGTCGGCAAGGACAAGGGTAAGAGCGGCAAGGTCATTCAGGTCTTCCCGAAGCTCGGCAAGGTCGTGGTCGAGGGCGTGAATGTCATGGTCAAGTATCTGAAGACCCGCCAGCAGGGACAGCCGGGCCAGAAAGTCGAGTTCGCCGCGCCGCTCGCGGCCGCGAACGTCATGGCAATCTGTCCGAAGTGCGCCCAGCCGACCCGGCTCGGCGTCAAGATGCTGGCGCAGCCGGACGGCAAGGAACGCAAGGTCCGCATCTGCCGCAAGTGCAAGGAAGCCATTGAATAG
- the recO gene encoding DNA repair protein RecO has product MPTYRDQGIVLKTRPVRDADRTYTIYTANHGKITVLAQGTRRGKSKLSPHLSSFGVVEIMVAKGRRIDRLAGACLARRFSSLPDSLPKTITAQSFLLTVDSLTKRELPEERIFELLVDFFEALDRWSAPEFVRGGHHPVYDGAALKLLDILGFAPEFDACVRCRGKLSVSGNALNALRGGIECSTCRPYSKETVSSGVIEALRLMRRSHLTSLQQADVPAEVASPTSELIEALLVGHLEEGIRALRFMRQLA; this is encoded by the coding sequence ATGCCGACCTATCGCGATCAGGGCATTGTTCTGAAGACTCGGCCGGTCCGTGACGCGGATCGGACCTACACTATTTATACTGCCAACCATGGCAAGATCACGGTGCTGGCCCAGGGCACGCGTCGCGGCAAGAGCAAACTGTCGCCGCATCTCAGCAGCTTCGGCGTCGTCGAGATCATGGTGGCGAAAGGCCGGCGTATCGACCGTCTGGCCGGGGCCTGCCTGGCCCGGCGTTTTTCCAGTCTTCCGGATTCTCTCCCGAAGACCATCACGGCGCAGAGTTTTTTGCTGACCGTGGATTCCCTGACCAAACGCGAGCTGCCCGAGGAACGGATCTTCGAGCTGCTCGTCGATTTTTTCGAGGCTTTGGACCGCTGGTCGGCGCCGGAGTTCGTCCGCGGCGGCCATCATCCGGTCTATGACGGCGCCGCGCTGAAGCTTCTGGATATCCTGGGGTTCGCGCCGGAGTTCGACGCCTGCGTCCGCTGCCGCGGTAAATTGTCGGTTTCCGGCAACGCTCTGAACGCGCTTCGTGGCGGCATCGAATGCTCCACCTGTCGTCCCTATTCGAAAGAAACCGTGTCGTCCGGCGTCATCGAGGCGCTGCGTCTGATGCGCCGGAGTCATTTGACTTCGCTTCAGCAGGCAGACGTGCCGGCTGAGGTCGCCTCGCCGACTAGCGAACTCATCGAGGCCTTGCTGGTCGGACATTTGGAAGAAGGCATCCGCGCGCTGCGTTTCATGCGGCAGTTGGCGTAG
- the rpsE gene encoding 30S ribosomal protein S5 — protein sequence MEKIIVQPITDKGPRKDSGRRPPGGGRPFRRGQDEQKEFDQRILELSRVTRVTKGGKRMRFRACVIIGDRKGRVGFGIAKGADVAGSVAKAVTQAKKRLLTVPMVQGSIPHRVEQKFAAASVLLMPAPKGTGIKAGGAIRVVLELAGVPNASAKILGSNNKINNTKATMLALQQLRLSPAKPKKAAVETEAAQK from the coding sequence ATGGAGAAGATCATCGTCCAACCCATCACCGATAAAGGTCCGCGCAAAGACAGCGGACGTCGTCCGCCCGGCGGCGGTCGTCCGTTCCGCCGCGGTCAGGATGAACAGAAAGAGTTCGATCAGCGCATCCTGGAACTCTCGCGCGTCACCCGCGTCACCAAGGGCGGCAAGCGCATGCGGTTCCGCGCCTGCGTCATCATCGGCGACCGCAAGGGCCGCGTCGGTTTCGGCATCGCCAAGGGCGCTGATGTCGCCGGCAGCGTCGCCAAGGCCGTCACTCAGGCCAAGAAGCGCCTGCTGACCGTGCCCATGGTCCAGGGATCGATCCCGCACCGCGTCGAACAGAAGTTCGCCGCCGCTTCGGTGCTGCTCATGCCGGCTCCGAAAGGAACCGGTATCAAGGCCGGCGGCGCGATCCGCGTGGTCCTGGAACTCGCCGGCGTGCCGAACGCCTCGGCCAAGATCCTGGGCTCGAACAACAAGATCAATAATACCAAGGCGACGATGTTGGCTTTGCAACAGCTCCGGCTCAGCCCGGCCAAACCGAAAAAGGCCGCTGTCGAGACCGAGGCCGCCCAGAAGTAA
- the rplR gene encoding 50S ribosomal protein L18, with product MKASVQSKNQSRLRRQRRVRARVQGTAAKPRLSVFRSAKHIYAQVIDDAAGKTLAAADDTVVDKKEAAKLAKGESDRQAKVAVAYAVGKLVAEKAVKAGLSQVVFDRNGFAFTGRIAALAAGARDNGLKF from the coding sequence ATGAAAGCCAGCGTGCAATCAAAGAATCAATCCCGGCTGCGCCGCCAGCGGCGGGTCCGCGCCCGGGTCCAGGGCACTGCCGCGAAACCGCGTCTGTCGGTTTTCCGCAGCGCCAAGCATATCTACGCCCAGGTGATCGATGATGCGGCCGGTAAGACCCTCGCCGCGGCCGATGATACCGTCGTCGACAAGAAAGAGGCTGCCAAGCTCGCCAAGGGCGAGTCGGACCGCCAAGCCAAGGTCGCCGTCGCTTACGCGGTCGGCAAACTGGTCGCCGAGAAAGCCGTGAAAGCCGGACTGAGCCAGGTCGTTTTTGACCGCAATGGTTTCGCCTTCACCGGTCGGATCGCCGCTTTGGCCGCCGGCGCCAGGGATAACGGCCTGAAGTTCTAA
- the secY gene encoding preprotein translocase subunit SecY, with product MWNKIRQIWKAADLRNSIIFVLLMLVVYRVATHVPVPGVNAANLRDFFQSNQVLGMLDLFSGGSMQNFSVVALGVGPYITSSIIFQLLAMIIPRLEEIQKDGAGGQERINYYTRLATVPLALLQAYAMLSILTSSGQGIVGDISVVQKAVIVLAMTAGTIWLMWIGELISERKIGNGISILIFANIVDRLPTAVQQAILTYEPSKLLNWAAFAVIGLLTVAGVVFITEGQRNIPVVYAKRMRGGKLFGGAETFLPLRVNMAGVIPIIFAVSIILFPPMIAQFFLKAKTAWLAAGAQKTIMFFQDKWIYGILYFLLVFVFTYFYTAVVFHPDRVAENLQKQGGFIPGIRPGNPTAEYISKTVSRIMPAGAFFLAAIAVLPLIVQHMTGTQSLVVGGTSLLIVVSVVIEIVKQVDSQMTMRDYESL from the coding sequence ATGTGGAATAAGATCCGACAAATTTGGAAAGCCGCCGACCTGCGCAACAGCATCATTTTCGTGCTGCTGATGCTCGTCGTTTACCGCGTCGCCACCCACGTGCCGGTTCCCGGCGTCAATGCCGCCAACCTGCGCGATTTCTTCCAGTCGAACCAGGTGCTCGGCATGCTCGACCTGTTCTCCGGCGGCAGCATGCAGAACTTCTCCGTGGTCGCGCTCGGCGTCGGCCCGTACATCACCTCGTCCATCATCTTCCAGCTCCTCGCCATGATCATCCCGCGGCTGGAGGAGATCCAGAAAGACGGCGCCGGCGGACAGGAGCGCATCAATTATTACACCCGGTTGGCCACGGTGCCGCTCGCGCTCTTGCAGGCCTACGCCATGCTCTCCATCCTGACCTCTTCCGGCCAGGGGATCGTCGGCGATATCTCGGTCGTCCAGAAAGCCGTGATCGTCCTGGCGATGACCGCCGGCACGATCTGGCTCATGTGGATCGGCGAGCTCATCTCCGAGCGCAAGATCGGCAACGGCATTTCCATCCTGATCTTCGCCAACATCGTCGACCGCCTGCCGACCGCCGTGCAGCAAGCCATCCTGACCTATGAACCGTCGAAGCTCCTGAATTGGGCGGCTTTCGCGGTCATCGGCCTGCTGACGGTCGCTGGCGTGGTCTTCATCACTGAGGGTCAGCGCAACATTCCGGTCGTCTACGCCAAGCGCATGCGCGGCGGCAAACTCTTCGGCGGCGCCGAAACGTTCCTGCCGCTCCGCGTCAACATGGCCGGCGTCATCCCGATCATCTTCGCGGTCTCCATCATCCTGTTCCCGCCGATGATCGCCCAGTTCTTCCTGAAGGCCAAGACGGCCTGGCTCGCGGCCGGCGCGCAGAAGACCATCATGTTCTTCCAGGACAAGTGGATCTACGGCATCCTTTATTTCCTCCTGGTCTTCGTGTTCACCTACTTCTACACCGCCGTCGTTTTCCATCCTGATCGCGTGGCCGAGAATCTGCAGAAACAGGGCGGGTTCATTCCCGGCATCCGGCCTGGAAATCCGACCGCTGAATATATCAGCAAGACCGTGAGCCGGATCATGCCGGCGGGCGCGTTCTTCCTCGCGGCCATCGCCGTCCTGCCGCTGATCGTCCAGCATATGACCGGCACCCAGTCGCTCGTCGTCGGTGGCACCAGCTTGCTCATCGTCGTTTCCGTGGTCATTGAGATCGTCAAACAGGTTGATTCGCAGATGACGATGCGTGATTACGAGTCGCTGTAA
- a CDS encoding type Z 30S ribosomal protein S14, which yields MATQGQIAKSAKKPKFSSRIVRRCWRCGRNRGLIRDFKLCRICFRELANRGEIPGIRKSSW from the coding sequence ATGGCTACCCAAGGTCAAATCGCCAAATCAGCCAAGAAACCGAAATTTTCCTCGCGCATCGTCCGCCGGTGCTGGCGCTGCGGCCGCAATCGCGGCCTGATCCGCGACTTCAAACTGTGCCGCATCTGTTTCCGCGAATTAGCCAACCGGGGCGAGATCCCGGGTATCCGGAAGTCGTCATGGTAA
- the map gene encoding type I methionyl aminopeptidase — protein MIDLKTGPEIEIIRAGGRILADILARLAAEAKPGVTTGELEALAQKLMRAAGGEPAFQGYRPEGSRTAFPTAICSSLNDEVVHGMALPSRPVASGDLLKLDVGLKYRGFFTDTALTVAVGEVAPERLKLLEATRASLNIGLKQVRPGAWVSDIGKAIDRHVRRLGYSTVKDLTGHGVGRAVHEEPPIPNYFDRSLEPVRLVPGMVIAIEPMVNAGRDEVRVKRDGWTIATADGQPSAHFEVTVAVTAKGLEILTPQEGIGLEF, from the coding sequence ATGATCGACCTGAAGACCGGACCAGAGATAGAGATCATTCGCGCCGGCGGCCGGATTCTGGCCGATATTTTGGCGCGCCTCGCGGCGGAGGCGAAGCCCGGCGTCACCACTGGCGAGCTTGAAGCGTTGGCGCAGAAATTGATGCGGGCGGCGGGCGGTGAACCAGCCTTCCAGGGGTACCGACCCGAAGGCAGCCGGACGGCTTTTCCGACCGCCATCTGCAGTTCGCTGAACGACGAGGTCGTCCACGGCATGGCTTTGCCGTCGCGGCCGGTCGCGAGCGGCGATCTTCTGAAATTGGATGTCGGTCTCAAGTACCGCGGGTTTTTCACGGATACGGCGCTCACGGTCGCGGTCGGCGAGGTCGCGCCGGAGCGATTGAAGCTGCTCGAAGCCACGCGCGCGTCTTTGAACATCGGCCTCAAACAGGTTCGTCCCGGAGCCTGGGTGAGCGACATCGGCAAAGCCATTGATCGTCATGTCCGGCGGCTGGGTTATTCGACGGTCAAAGACCTGACCGGTCACGGCGTCGGCCGCGCGGTCCACGAAGAGCCGCCGATTCCGAATTATTTCGACCGAAGCCTGGAACCGGTCCGTCTTGTCCCCGGCATGGTCATCGCGATCGAACCCATGGTGAACGCCGGCCGCGACGAGGTCCGGGTGAAGCGCGACGGCTGGACGATCGCGACCGCGGATGGCCAGCCATCGGCTCATTTCGAGGTCACAGTCGCCGTGACCGCCAAGGGCCTGGAGATACTGACGCCGCAAGAGGGGATCGGTCTGGAATTTTAG
- a CDS encoding adenylate kinase — protein MFNIIMIGPQGSGKGTQSEKMSEKLGIPTISLGKLFRAEIERNTGLGRDLAGYIERGELVPTDLVNQVMAERLTEEDTVGGFIVDGYPRTKDQAEALDELMTKINRQVTHVISLDIADDEAVRRLSGRRVCSNQDCELNYHIEFNPPKGSPDKCDRCGSPLIQRADDTPEVIRQRLSLYHHDTQPLIDFYSARGLVRRIDGTRPIAEVEAAIAAALGV, from the coding sequence ATGTTCAATATCATCATGATCGGGCCGCAAGGCTCCGGCAAAGGCACGCAGTCCGAAAAGATGTCCGAGAAACTCGGTATCCCGACCATCTCTCTCGGCAAGCTGTTCCGCGCCGAGATCGAACGCAACACGGGTCTGGGCCGCGACCTGGCCGGTTACATCGAGCGCGGCGAACTCGTGCCGACCGATCTGGTCAATCAGGTCATGGCCGAACGCCTCACGGAAGAAGATACCGTCGGCGGCTTCATCGTGGACGGTTATCCGCGCACGAAGGATCAGGCTGAGGCGTTGGACGAACTTATGACGAAGATCAACCGCCAGGTGACCCACGTCATCAGTCTTGATATCGCCGACGACGAAGCGGTGCGACGGTTGTCCGGCCGCCGGGTCTGCTCGAATCAGGATTGCGAGCTCAATTATCATATCGAGTTCAATCCACCGAAGGGTTCGCCGGACAAATGCGACCGTTGCGGCAGCCCGCTCATCCAGCGCGCGGACGACACCCCGGAGGTCATCCGCCAGCGCCTGAGCCTTTATCATCACGACACCCAGCCGCTCATTGATTTCTATTCGGCCCGCGGTCTCGTGAGGCGGATCGATGGCACCCGTCCGATCGCCGAGGTCGAGGCCGCGATCGCCGCCGCTTTGGGAGTCTAG
- the ruvX gene encoding Holliday junction resolvase RuvX, with amino-acid sequence MRLIGVDYGTRRIGLALADTDAPVAVPLETVAAQSLEADVLAVAKVAAREGATLAVIGLPRSLKDAGAASDWARQVAVFAAALAERGGLAVETEDERFSSGIVESARRSVGAKAGDVDKDAAAAAVILQSWLDRRPS; translated from the coding sequence ATGAGATTGATCGGAGTCGATTACGGCACCAGACGCATCGGCCTGGCGCTCGCTGATACGGATGCGCCGGTAGCCGTGCCGCTCGAAACGGTCGCTGCCCAGAGTTTGGAGGCGGATGTTTTAGCCGTGGCCAAGGTCGCCGCCCGGGAGGGGGCGACGCTGGCGGTGATCGGTTTGCCGCGCAGCCTTAAGGACGCCGGCGCCGCGAGCGACTGGGCGCGGCAGGTCGCGGTTTTCGCGGCGGCGCTCGCGGAGCGCGGGGGACTCGCGGTCGAGACCGAGGACGAGCGTTTCTCGAGCGGTATCGTGGAAAGTGCCCGCCGCTCGGTCGGAGCCAAGGCTGGCGACGTCGACAAGGATGCGGCCGCGGCCGCGGTCATTTTGCAATCCTGGCTCGATCGGAGGCCGAGCTAG